actattttgtatgatatgactctctaatttaaaggcataaaaactaaaattttcaaaatttttgcaaaatttccgttttttttcacaaataactgcaagtcaaatcgaagaaattttaccactatcataaagtacaatatgtcacgagataacgttctcagaatcaccaggatctgttgaagcgttttagagttattacctcataaattgatagtggtcagaattgaaaaaatggcctggtcaggaagttgaaaacaggcttcggggtgaagggtttAAGCTATTTAGACTTTATAGTATTGATGCGATATAAAACTCATGTATTCAATGTTCGTAAATACTAATAAGAGCTCAGAGAGCTTACACCTGTATATTTCATTGTGCTAGTATGTGCTCATGAAGATTATTTGTTGTAGTGTATAATTCGACGGGGTTCAGCACTCTACCCATCTAGGGCTATTTTTAATTAGAACAAAGTATAGCCAGATCTTTCTTGCCCTTTAAATTTGCATGGGTAAACCTAGGAGAAATACACTAAGATTGTTAGTTTAGGTTTCCATCTGAAAAAGATTGCCTTGTCATTAACGTATGGAGTTACAGTATCCAATGTCTTCAAAATGTGTGTGAAAAGCTTCTAAGTAAACTTCATAAAGTAGTAATGAAATATAACCTTCACATATTCAGTGATTGCATACACTTTAGCACACTCAAAGCAGATGCATGTTTGTTAACATGCAAATCAGTTTTTTGGTTCTGGATTATTAGTAATTATCCTTAATAGCTACCATTAATTGATTAATTAATCAATGGACACATTAAACATACACAAAATATACACACAAGGTGAATGAAGGGTTTTAATCTTCAAGGAATCTATAAGGATTCTTCAAATGAATTAATAATGTATACTGTAATAATTTAAGCACCTTGGAAAAATTTGGCATTTCAGTACAAATCACTTATACGTCTAAAAGAGCCAACCCTAGCATTCATGGCGCCCCAATCTGTAAACCTCCTGTACTCTCCAGACTTCAGGTAAAACTGTCGTCCTCTGTAATTGGGTTGTTCAAAGAAGATCCAGTGTCCTTCTAAGACATTGCAGGAGTGGATGTCATGATAATTGAATTCTTCATTCACGTGAGGACAATCTTCAGTGAACTCCATCATTTGACCCCTGAAGTCTTCCCGCTCATAGATCCGAATTCTGAACGAGCCACGGTGCTTCATAGTTGGCAAAAATATAGAACACATAATAGGTTTAAAAGATTTAGACAAATGAAATGGCTAAGATAATATCCACTAGAAGATTTCTGAGGGGGTTGTTGGGTCTCAGAAAAATTAATTTGCAAGAatccatttttctttttgtctATTGATCACTCTATCTTTTCTCTCTTAGTGATACTAAATCGTTGTTATATGGAGCAAATAGTATATTAATTCTAATAACgtcatgatgataataataataattgtatttttaATATCAGTATGTTTTCAAATTATGTTCTTGCCAAGGAAGATAAAAAATAAACTGTATTGATCATGGGTCTTTTTTTAAGCATAGATCTAaacctaatttttatttttaaatatgtaCCATAAGTATGTACTCCATTGCTTCTCAGAAAATCACGCAAATAGGCTTAATTACCTGAGGGATTAAACGGCAGGACCTAATGGAGTCACTCAGACCAGACCAGTGCTGGCAATCTGGATATTCTCCCCTCTTTACAAAGTACTGTTGTCCAGTGTAATTGGGACGTTCATAGATCATCCAGTTTCCATTTTCTACTCGGATAGAGTTACAGCGACTTAAATAAGAATTCAATTCCGAACAGTCATTGCTGTTTTCATGGGATCGACCCTGGAAGTTCCTATCCTCGAAGAAGATAATCTGAAAAATAGTGTAAAAAATAATTGCAATTAATGCTGTACAAAATATTGTAAAGCACTATATATTTCCCCAACAAATTATCATCGACATTTTTATAATCATGCTAGAAATTAATATAATTGTGTGCATGTTGCTGGTTTATGCTACGTGTATACTTTTGGCCACGCAGTGGTTGCGATATAGATTGCGGTATGTCGGGAGTTTTTCCAATATCTTGCAATAATGTATTGAGAAATTGGAGTCCTTTAGGAAATGTTTGTAAAGTTAAAGGTGAATATATTTGTAAAGGCTACATATAGAAATTAGCGGAAAAGGTATAtaccaaaaaaaaaagtgacctAACAATAAACTTACCTGCAGATACCCTATACTAGGCCTAGTTTGtacctgcctagctgtggaggttggaaCCCTAAAAAACGATTTTGACGCCCCCACTCGCCATGGGCTATCTCTCACTGCCCTATTCCAACCCTTTagatataggtgggaaaacaattttATGATAGTGCAGAGATGAAGAAATTTTCTTATACTAATCCCTGCAACTCATAAATGGGTATCCAAACAGGCAGAAAAATATAGAAAATCATCCAATTTCAAGATAAAGACTCCACAATCGCAATAATTTGACACATGATGCTTTTGACAAATGGGCTCAGATGTATCTCCTCAATGGGTGACCATCATATATGATTtagaggaaaaaaataataatattagtcAGAATCCCCTCAATATCCAATTTTTTTTGGTATACTTATAATCCATTGGAAAGGGAACTTTCAAAAGGAGCAGCAGCCGATGCTGCAGGTACCGGAACGCTCGTCCGTCGCTCCCCCGGGTCTCTCCTGGGTATACCAGCTCCGGTGCCGGGGGCTGTGGTGGCAGCAGATTCAGGTTTGGGGATATTGGCCGGGCTCAGTTTGTTTTCGGTCACAGGACCGAGAGGCACCGATTGTGCGGACACCGCGGACTGCGCCATTGAGGAGATACATCTGAGCCTATTTGTCAAAAGCATCATGTGGCATATTATTGCGATTGTGGAGTTTTTATCATGAAATtggatgattttttatattttcctcTCTGTTTGGATACCCATTTATGAGTTGAAGGGATTAGAATAAGAACATTTCTTCATCTCTGCACTATCATTAAATTGTTTTCCCATCTATATAAGAAGGGTTGGAATAGGGCAGTGAGGGATAGCCCacagtgagtgggggcgccaaaatagttttttagagtgccaacctccacggCTAGGCAGGTACAAACTAGGCCTAGTGTAGGGTATCTGCATGTTAGCTTATTGTTAGGTCACCTATTTTTTTGGTATATACCTTTTCCACTGGGTTGGTGTTTTTGTTGAATCattaaaggttacattttaatGGAAATATATTTATACACACTAAGTTAGATTTCCTTCAATATTCTGAATTGTTTGGCAAAATACATATAGAAATTAGGCCATACAGTATGTACATTTTTACATACAATGCTCCTCATTTGTTAAAACTGACCAAAATAATTTTACAAAGTTTCTTTCCTGTATTAATATAAATTAGGAATATATTGGGGTGTGCTCTGCAGGTTTCAGTCTATCCATACAACTCATTCACACATGTCCTTTTTGCACTTGGTCCGCCTGTTATGCCATGCAGTGGGTATTATATACAATGTCTTTTTTAACTTATAGTCTACACAATAGGTTCAttattcaagggaatctgtcagcaggtttttgctatttaatctgagagcagcataatgtaggacaatagaacctgattccagggatgtgtcagttATTAGACTGTGTGTGGTAGTTtcagtaaaatcagtgttttatcaacaggagattatcacaacAGAACTAGGTCTCACCTGCATGCCAGATCAGCTAATCTGTCTCACACTGTCCCATCACTGATTCACAGCTTGCTgacagtgtatactgtatacagagagctGCCATTCACCAATGTGGGCGGCATTATACACAGGTAAGCATTTTAGCATTGCTACATTTACAGCCAAGAAAACAACGATTCtagcaaaactgcaccaagcagtccagcaagggatatatcgctggaatcaggctgtcTGTCTCCACACTATGTTGCTCTCTGatagcatagcaaaaacctgctgacagattccatttatgtGATCAGTGCAATAGTGATATAGCAGTGCAACTATGTAGTCTGAatgagtactgtactgtatataatcttTCGTCATTTTGTTCAACTATTTTTTGGTGGAATAATTTTTTTGTACTTTTCAATTTATATTTGTGAATGTCGATGGCATTATATTTAATGTCTTCATGATTTACAGTTTTTATTCATGTGTTTCTAATTGCTAATATCATGACCAGTAATTGTTTTGTGTAGTTGCTAGTATTTTGTATCAAATGACATATTTACTTACTTACCaggttttttgcggcccgttaatggggccttttttgcgggccgtgtcgccgcaattttcaaggtctgccgcAATATCGGACCACAAAAACTTGCTGATCGCCGTTTtcaggttcccaatactatagcaaaaatATTGGGAAAAAACACGGCGGTCCGCAAAACCGGAAATCACAGCGCACCTTCCATTGTTTTTGCGACCCCATTGATTTAGAATGGGTGCCGTGTccataagccgtgaaaaatatcgagcaagctcgatattttttcatGGCCTTAAATACAGCCCTAACGGCCATACGGCGTACGGCACTCCTACGATTTTTCGCAGCCCATTttggcggccccatagaaatctatgcaaaatcatggcaagtgtaaaagcagccttaggccagtctcacacgtccagctaATTCCGGTACcaaagaaatcggtaccggagttatccgtgtccgtgtgctcacgtggcacatcagtgtggcacacgtgcagcagccgtgtgccgcctgaggaccacacggacccataggggtggagccgcatattcatcactgtaatgagcggtaccacgtgaccgctcacacaggacaggctgccggcgttgagaggaggcatcgcgggagctgggtgagtatttctctgcaggcgggcaggcgcacggggggtgggagtcgggaggtgaccccaaactttatttttaacaaaaaaaaataaaaaccttgatttttcattccttctctccagcgaacgctgctgggaagaaggaatgaatgctggcttcagcaccaaaagcaggggacagcgcttaactgtagcgctgcttctcctgcggcggtacgtgcacatggaggagagtgcacactgttctccgtgtgcacgtgtgcgggacgctttgcggaccgtgctgccggagaaacgcgaacatgtctccgtgttttgcacacggacacatcgtccgtgaaaacacgctgacatgtgcagagacacatttattttgatgtgtctacgtgagtcagtgtctccggtacgtgaggaaactgtcaccacacgtaccggagccactgacgtgtgaaaccggccttactgatATTATATTGTGCTGTGGTTGGACCGTTAAATGTATATATAGGAAGAAAAAGTTGTGGCACTCACCAGTCCTTAAAAATCCAAAGTCTTTATTCAGAAAAACATGTTTAAAACTGGCTGCTGGTATTTTAGAAACAGTAGAAGCACAAGAAAGCATGAAATGATTGTTGTCctgagttttaacccctttctgacatccgacgtactatcccatccatttaccctggcccgt
The nucleotide sequence above comes from Ranitomeya imitator isolate aRanImi1 chromosome 7, aRanImi1.pri, whole genome shotgun sequence. Encoded proteins:
- the LOC138644841 gene encoding gamma-crystallin 1-like: MGKIIFFEDRNFQGRSHENSNDCSELNSYLSRCNSIRVENGNWMIYERPNYTGQQYFVKRGEYPDCQHWSGLSDSIRSCRLIPQHRGSFRIRIYEREDFRGQMMEFTEDCPHVNEEFNYHDIHSCNVLEGHWIFFEQPNYRGRQFYLKSGEYRRFTDWGAMNARVGSFRRISDLY